In Nocardioides nitrophenolicus, the genomic window GTCCTCGAACAGGACGGTGCCATCGGCGGCGACCAGGACCGAGCCGAAGGGCTCGTCGCCGATGGCGACGGCGGCCTCGGCCAGCTCGATGCAGCGTTCCAGGTGGCGCAGGTCCTCGGCGGAGACGGACATGACGGGGGGGGGGGCCTCCTCAGGCTCGGATGATCCGCCGCTCGATGGCGGCGGCGACGGCGCCGGCGCGGGTGTCGACGCCGAGCTTGGTGTAGATGTGGGACAGGTGGGACTTGACGGTCGCCTCGGACACGAACAGCTCGCGGGCCAGCTCCTTGTTGCCGAGCCCGCGGGAGAGCAGCTCGAGCACCTCGACCTCGCGCTCGGTGATGGTCACCGCGCCGGGGGTGGTCCGCCGGACGAGTGTGGCCGCGACCGACGGCGCGAGCACGGTCTCGCCGCGGGCGGTGGCGCGGATGCCGGCGAACAGCTCCTCGGGTGGGGCGTCCTTGAGCAGGTAGCCGCGGGCGCCGGCCTCGAGGGCGCGCAGGATGTCGGACTCGGTGTCGTACGTCGTCAGCACCAGCACCTCCGGCGGCGCCGGCAGTCCTCGCAGTGCCGCGGTCACCTCGGCGCCGCCGGCCTGGCCGGCGCCGAGGCTGAGGTCCATCAGCACGACGTCAGGCTGGTCGAGGGTGACCACCGCGACGGCCTGGTCGAGGCCGGAGGCCTCCCCGACGACGGTCAGGTCGTCCTGGCCCTCGACCAGGGCGCGCAGCCCGGCGCGGACGACGGGGTGGTCGTCGACCAGCACGATCCGGATCATCGGCTCTCCTCCTCGGCTCGCACGGGGAACCGGACGGACACGGTGGTGCCTTCGCCGGGCGCGCTCTCGATGTCGGCGTGGCCGCCGAGCGCCACGGCGCGGTCGCGGACGCCGGCCAGGCCGCGGCCGCGGGTGCCGGAGGCGCGGACGGCCGCCGGGTCGAAGCCGCGCCCGTCGTCGCGGACGTCGAGCACCACCTCGTCGGGGTGGTAGGTCACGGTGAGCGCGACCCGGGTGGCGCCGGCGTGCTCGCGGACGTTGGCGAGCGCGCCCCGCGCGGTGCGGACCAGGGCGGCCGCGACGGCGGCGGGGACGACGACCGGGGTGCCGTCGACGCGCACCTCCACCTGCATCCCGCCCGGCGCCGCCTGCGCCGCCGCGGCCCGCAGCGCGTCC contains:
- a CDS encoding response regulator; amino-acid sequence: MIRIVLVDDHPVVRAGLRALVEGQDDLTVVGEASGLDQAVAVVTLDQPDVVLMDLSLGAGQAGGAEVTAALRGLPAPPEVLVLTTYDTESDILRALEAGARGYLLKDAPPEELFAGIRATARGETVLAPSVAATLVRRTTPGAVTITEREVEVLELLSRGLGNKELARELFVSEATVKSHLSHIYTKLGVDTRAGAVAAAIERRIIRA